From a single Nicotiana tabacum cultivar K326 chromosome 8, ASM71507v2, whole genome shotgun sequence genomic region:
- the LOC107796229 gene encoding sucrose synthase: MAERALTRVHSLRERLDATLAAHRNEILLFLSRIESHGKGILKPHQLLAEFDAIRQDDKKKLNDHAFEELLKSTQEAIVLPPWVALAIRLRPGVWEYVRVNVNALVVEELTVPEYLHFKEELVDGTSNGNFVLELDFEPFTASFPKPTLTKSIGNGVEFLNRHLSAKMFHDKESMTPLLEFLRVHNYKGKTMMLNDRIQNLTTLQNVLRKAEEYLIMLPPETPFSEFEHKFQEIGLEKGWGDTAERVLEMICMLLDLLEAPDSCTLEKFLGRIPMVFNVVILSPHGYFAQENVLGYPDTGGQVVYILDQVPALEREMLKRLKEQGLDITPRILIVTRLLPDAVGTTCGQRLEKVYGAEHSHILRVPFRTEKGIVRKWISRFEVWPYMETFTEDVAKELAAELQAKPDLIIGNYSEGNLVASLLAHKLGVTQCTIAHALEKTKYPDSDIYWKKFDEKYHFSSQFTADLIAMNHTDFIITSTFQEIAGSKDTVGQYESHQAFTMPGLYRVVHGIDVFDPKFNIVSPGADINLYFPYSEKEKRLTALHPEIEELLYSDVENEEHLCVLKDRNKPILFTMARLDRVKNLTGLVEWYAKNARLRELVNLVVVGGDRRKESKDLEEQAEMKKMYELIKTHNLNGQFRWISSQMNRVRNGELYRYIADTRGAFVQPAFYEAFGLTVVEAMTCGLPTFATNHGGPAEIIVNGKSGFHIDPYHGEQAADLLADFFEKCKTEPSHWETISTGGLKRIQEKYTWQIYSERLLTLAAVYGFWKHVSKLDRLEIRRYLESQ; the protein is encoded by the exons ATGGCTGAACGTGCTCTGACTCGTGTTCACAGCCTTCGTGAACGTCTTGATGCCACTTTGGCTGCACATCGCAATGAGATATTGCTGTTTCTTTCAAG GATTGAAAGCCATGGAAAAGGGATCTTGAAACCTCACCAGCTATTGGCTGAGTTCGATGCAATTCGCCAAGATGACAAAAAGAAGCTGAATGATCATGCATTTGAAGAACTCCTGAAATCTACTCAG GAAGCGATTGTTCTGCCACCTTGGGTTGCACTTGCCATTCGTTTGAGGCCTGGTGTGTGGGAATATGTCCGTGTGAATGTTAATGCTCTAGTCGTTGAGGAGCTGACCGTCCCTGAGTATTTGCATTTTAAGGAAGAACTTGTTGATGGAAC CTCCAATGGAAATTTCGTTCTCGAGTTGGATTTTGAGCCCTTCACTGCATCCTTTCCTAAACCGACCCTCACCAAATCTATTGGGAATGGAGTTGAATTCCTCAATAGGCACCTTTCTGCGAAAATGTTCCATGACAAGGAAAGCATGACCCCGCTTCTTGAATTTCTTCGGGTTCACAATTATAAGGGCAAG ACAATGATGCTGAATGACAGAATACAGAATTTAACCACTCTGCAAAATGTCCTAAGGAAGGCAGAGGAATACCTTATTATGCTTCCCCCTGAAACTCCATTTTCCGAATTCGAACACAAGTTCCAAGAAATTGGATTGGAGAAGGGATGGGGCGACACTGCGGAGCGCGTGCTAGAGATGATATGCATGCTTCTTGATCTACTTGAGGCTCCCGACTCCTGTACTCTTGAGAAGTTCCTAGGGAGAATTCCTATGGTGTTCAACGTGGTTATCCTTTCCCCCCATGGATATTTCGCCCAGGAAAATGTCTTGGGTTATCCCGACACTGGTGGCCAG GTTGTCTACATATTAGATCAAGTTCCAGCCTTGGAGCGTGAAATGCTTAAACGCCTAAAGGAGCAAGGACTTGATATAACACCGCGTATTCTTATT GTTACTCGTCTGCTGCCTGATGCAGTTGGAACGACTTGTGGTCAGCGGCTTGAGAAGGTGTATGGAGCCGAGCACTCACATATTCTGAGGGTCCCCTTTAGGACTGAGAAGGGCATTGTTCGTAAATGGATCTCTCGCTTTGAAGTGTGGCCATACATGGAGACTTTCACTGAG GATGTTGCAAAAGAACTTGCTGCAGAACTGCAGGCCAAGCCAGATTTGATAATTGGCAACTATAGCGAGGGAAATCTTGTGGCTTCATTGCTGGCTCACAAGTTAGGCGTAACGCAG TGCACCATTGCCCATGCATTGGAGAAAACAAAGTATCCTGATTCTGACATCTACTGGAAAAAATTTGACGAAAAATACCATTTCTCGTCCCAGTTTACCGCTGATCTTATTGCAATGAATCACACCGATTTTATCATCACCAGCACTTTCCAGGAGATAGCAGGAAG CAAGGACACTGTCGGACAGTACGAGAGTCACCAGGCATTCACAATGCCTGGATTGTACAGAGTCGTTCACGGCATTGATGTGTTCGATCCCAAATTCAACATTGTCTCACCTGGAGCTGATATAAACCTGTATTTCCCATATTCCGAGAAGGAAAAGAGATTGACAGCACTTCACCCAGAAATTGAGGAGCTTCTGTACAGTGATGTTGAGAACGAGGAACATCT GTGTGTGCTAAAGGACAGGAATAAGCCAATCTTATTCACAATGGCGAGATTGGATCGTGTGAAGAACTTAACCGGACTTGTTGAGTGGTACGCCAAGAACGCACGGCTAAGGGAGTTGGTTAACCTTGTTGTCGTTGGTGGAGACCGAAGGAAGGAATCCAAAGATTTGGAAGAGCAAGCAGAGATGAAGAAGATGTATGAGCTAATAAAGACTCACAACTTAAATGGCCAATTCAGATGGATTTCTTCACAGATGAACCGAGTAAGGAACGGCGAACTCTACCGATACATTGCCGACACTAGGGGAGCTTTCGTGCAGCCTGCATTCTATGAGGCTTTCGGTTTGACTGTTGTTGAGGCCATGACCTGTGGTTTGCCTACATTTGCAACTAATCATGGCGGTCCAGCTGAGATCATCGTTAACGGAAAATCCGGCTTCCATATCGATCCATATCACGGTGAGCAAGCTGCTGATCTGCTAGCTGATTTCTTTGAGAAATGTAAGACGGAACCTTCTCATTGGGAAACTATTTCAACCGGTGGCCTGAAGCGCATCCAAGAGAA GTACACGTGGCAAATCTACTCGGAGAGATTATTGACGTTGGCTGCTGTTTACGGTTTCTGGAAACATGTTTCTAAGCTTGATCGTCTAGAAATCCGTCGATATCTAGAATCTCAATAA